From one Acidobacteriota bacterium genomic stretch:
- a CDS encoding Rrf2 family transcriptional regulator — translation MNITRFSDLALRLLMYLGSRAEPMQATVTVREVATLFNVPYTHLVKVVHQLGQRGLLITTKGARGGLRLARSAETIRLGEILRITEFSDAVIDCSAQQCPLTGACLLKGALDSAYAAFLDTLDNYTLAEVARTPRLQKLVTLKL, via the coding sequence ATGAACATCACCCGCTTCTCGGACCTGGCCCTGCGCCTTCTTATGTATCTTGGCAGCCGTGCCGAACCTATGCAGGCCACGGTCACGGTTCGAGAAGTGGCGACGCTCTTCAATGTCCCTTACACGCACCTTGTTAAGGTGGTGCATCAACTAGGTCAGCGGGGATTGCTCATCACCACCAAGGGTGCGAGAGGCGGCCTGCGTCTCGCACGTTCTGCCGAAACCATCCGTCTGGGCGAGATTCTCCGCATCACCGAATTCTCGGACGCCGTCATCGACTGCAGCGCGCAACAGTGCCCGCTCACCGGAGCCTGTCTGCTCAAGGGAGCGCTCGACAGCGCCTATGCGGCATTCCTTGACACCCTCGACAACTACACGCTCGCCGAAGTCGCACGCACACCGCGGCTACAGAAGCTCGTCACGCTGAAGCTCTAG
- a CDS encoding DUF971 domain-containing protein yields MSHEGIRIVSAEEARQDATADKKLPAQAVTPAKVRVHKTEGTGMEIDWKDGHRSTWTFAWLRDACPCATCHEEREHSGRKPGEAKPKSQTLLPMYEPPVRPAEVTPVGKYALKFKWTDGHEAGIYSWEYLRRVCQCEACGTKA; encoded by the coding sequence ATGAGTCATGAAGGAATACGAATTGTAAGCGCGGAAGAGGCGCGTCAGGACGCGACGGCAGACAAGAAGCTGCCGGCACAAGCCGTCACTCCGGCGAAGGTGCGCGTACACAAGACCGAGGGCACGGGCATGGAGATCGATTGGAAGGACGGGCACCGGAGTACGTGGACGTTCGCCTGGCTGAGAGATGCCTGCCCCTGCGCGACGTGCCACGAAGAGCGCGAGCACAGCGGGCGCAAGCCCGGTGAAGCGAAGCCCAAATCGCAGACGCTGCTGCCGATGTACGAGCCTCCGGTGCGTCCCGCAGAGGTGACTCCCGTTGGAAAGTATGCTCTGAAGTTCAAGTGGACGGACGGGCACGAGGCAGGCATCTACTCGTGGGAGTACCTGCGGCGCGTGTGCCAGTGCGAGGCCTGCGGGACGAAGGCGTAG
- a CDS encoding sulfite exporter TauE/SafE family protein: MAFEFISHWRYAWLVTASLIAGVMNAMAGGGSFLSFPAMLGVGVLPIQANATNTVALWPGQLTSVATLRDDLRRDLLPVVLSASVAGGVSGAVVLLKTRQLTFLHLVPWLLLVASLLFGLSGPVSRWLRRRSAEPHVPHRPAVVPLFFALLPVCFYIGYFGAGAGFLIMTALALFGVEEMHALNSLKVLAACTSNFCAVLTFVASGAIMWRYCLISMVFAGAGGYVGAQYSRRMNPNVLRAIVVITGCAMAAYFFWRNGLA; this comes from the coding sequence ATGGCCTTCGAATTCATCTCGCATTGGCGGTACGCCTGGCTGGTAACCGCTTCGTTGATCGCCGGCGTGATGAATGCGATGGCAGGAGGCGGATCGTTCCTGTCGTTTCCCGCGATGCTCGGCGTCGGCGTGCTTCCGATACAGGCGAACGCCACCAACACCGTCGCGCTGTGGCCGGGGCAGTTGACCTCGGTAGCAACTCTGCGAGACGACCTGCGACGCGACCTGCTTCCGGTGGTCCTTAGCGCTTCCGTTGCTGGCGGCGTGAGCGGGGCTGTTGTTCTGCTGAAGACGCGGCAACTGACCTTTCTTCATCTGGTGCCGTGGCTGCTGCTGGTGGCTTCCCTGCTCTTCGGATTGAGCGGGCCGGTGTCGCGCTGGCTGCGGCGACGCTCGGCGGAGCCACACGTTCCGCACCGCCCGGCAGTCGTGCCGCTGTTCTTTGCGCTGCTGCCGGTGTGCTTTTATATCGGATATTTTGGCGCGGGCGCGGGGTTCCTGATCATGACAGCGCTGGCGCTGTTTGGCGTGGAGGAGATGCACGCGCTGAACTCCCTGAAGGTGCTGGCGGCCTGCACATCAAATTTTTGCGCGGTACTGACGTTCGTTGCGAGCGGTGCCATTATGTGGAGGTATTGCCTGATCTCGATGGTATTTGCAGGCGCTGGCGGATACGTGGGCGCGCAGTACTCGCGACGGATGAACCCCAATGTGCTCCGCGCCATTGTGGTGATTACAGGCTGCGCAATGGCAGCGTACTTTTTCTGGAGAAATGGACTGGCCTGA
- a CDS encoding ABC transporter ATP-binding protein, giving the protein MTNESGSPLVEAKGLIKEYDAGARVVDNVSFAIARGETLGLVGESGSGKSTVGRMLLRLIEPTSGEVRYDGRNLLTVSASELRVLRRRMQVVFQDPFAALNPRMRVRDILTEPFAIHGERCPAERLSEMLSEVGLDESALERYPHEFSGGQRQRVNIARALALRPEFIVLDEPISALDVSVGAQVVNLLRELQLRYGLTYLFISHSMPLVRYLCDRVAVMQRGRLVEIGECQSVCGKPQQTYTQELIAATPEIRTA; this is encoded by the coding sequence GTCGAAGCGAAGGGCCTTATTAAGGAGTATGACGCGGGAGCGCGGGTCGTGGACAATGTCTCGTTTGCGATTGCGCGCGGAGAGACGCTGGGCCTGGTGGGGGAGTCCGGCTCGGGCAAGAGCACAGTGGGGCGCATGCTGTTGCGGTTGATTGAACCGACGTCCGGCGAGGTGCGCTATGACGGACGAAATCTTCTGACGGTGTCGGCGAGTGAACTGCGGGTATTGCGGCGCAGGATGCAGGTGGTCTTTCAGGACCCGTTTGCGGCGCTGAACCCTCGGATGCGGGTGAGAGATATTCTGACCGAGCCATTCGCAATTCATGGAGAGCGATGCCCTGCGGAACGGCTGAGCGAGATGCTGAGCGAGGTTGGGCTGGATGAGAGCGCGCTGGAGCGCTATCCCCATGAGTTCAGCGGAGGGCAGCGCCAGAGGGTCAACATCGCCCGCGCGCTGGCGCTGCGGCCGGAGTTTATCGTGCTGGACGAGCCCATCAGCGCGCTGGACGTAAGCGTGGGAGCGCAGGTGGTGAATCTGCTGCGCGAGCTTCAACTGCGCTATGGACTGACGTATCTGTTTATCTCGCACTCGATGCCGCTGGTACGGTATCTGTGCGACCGTGTGGCGGTCATGCAGAGAGGTCGACTGGTGGAGATTGGCGAGTGCCAGAGCGTGTGCGGCAAACCGCAACAGACGTACACGCAGGAGCTGATTGCGGCAACACCGGAGATCCGGACAGCGTAG